ACACGGCCCGGACGAGGCTCCGAGGAGCCCATCCGGGTAAGCCACGAAGGGCCAAACAGGACTGCGCACCACGACCGAACCGAGGTTCAGCCGTTGGCTTCTTGCGTGTCTGATTCTACCTCGCCGCCCTCAGCCGGGCCAGGATCGGCGTTGGCACGGCGGCTCCTGTCTTGGCTGGCGCGCTGCCGTGCCATGCCGATGAACAACTGAGCGAGCCGGTGGAGGTCGGGCGTCTCGCGAACCTCAGCGGTGAGCCGGTAATCGCGCATCCGCGCCGGAGGCACACCGGCGGGCCTACTCATGTCAGTTCTCCCGTCTCGGGGTCGAGGGTCGCGTAGAACGCCTCCTCAGCCTCCCTGCGGGCATCGACTTGATCGAAGACGAACTGTACGAAGTCCTCGCCACGGTCAGCAATGACGACATCCTCGACCGGTGGCGCGGGGTCTTCTCCGGGCCAGCTCGTCTGGCGGGTCGGGCGATCGCGGTCAAGGCGCGTGCCACACGCCGCGACCCAGTCCCGAAGTCGGGCGCGTGCGTCTGCGAAGTCGCGGTGCCACCCGAGAGGGGCAGAGCCGTCCTGCTCGGGGTCGTAGGCGGACAGCCAGTGCAAGTGCAGCGCGGACAGTTCCCACACGAGTTCGGGATGCCGGTGCCAGAACGGCGGGATCACCGATGCGGGCAGGCCGTAGGTGCGGCGCAGCCAGGCGACCCAATCGTTGAGCGCAAGCCATTCCTGTTCCAGATCGTGCGCGCTCAGCAGGTTCCAGTTGACGGGGTGCGGCGGCTCCGGATGGTCGAAGTCAGCGCCGCCTTGGAGGCTGTCGTGGGTCTCGGGCTCGTCGGGCTCCGGGGTGTACTCAGACATCACGGAACCCGTTCACATGCTCACAGTCGCGGGCTGCGACACGGAGCGAGACTCAGGCGCGTCGAACGCGGCAGACTCGCGACCGGATGATCGGCGCGACGAACGATCCACTTCGTAGCGGGTGCGGGCGAGGTCGTGGCCGATCCGGCGGGCGATGAACTCCTCGCCTTCGATGTTCTGGCCGTTCGCGTCCTGGTAGCGGTACTCGCGGACGTAGCCCTCGGCGACGATCTTGTCACCCTTGGCAAGCCGCTCGGCTCCCTGTTCGGCCGCTGCCTTGAACGCGACGAGGTGGTGGAAGGTCGTCTCCAGCTGAGTGAACGAGCCGTCCTGCTCCTGCCGGTAGTGCTCCTTGCCGACCTTCATGTAGAGCCTGGCGTCGCCGTTCTCCGTCTCGGAGAGCTGCGGATCGGACGCGATGAATCCCGAGAATGCCTGCTGTGTCTGGATAGCCATGAGCTTGTCCTCCTGATCTCAGGCGGCCAGCTCGTCGTGGCCGCTGTATCAGGCAGGTGCGCCTCGGCACCCAACCCCCGCGTCAGGGTGCGGGGCGGCGTAGGAGTGCTTCGAGTTCGGCGCGGTCGCTGCGGAGCTGGGCTGCGTCGGAGCGGTTGGGCCAGGCGCGGAGGTCGGTGACGATGGGTGGCGCGGAGCGCAGCAGCGTGATCCCGGTGCCGAAGGGCAGGGTGCGGATGCGGTCGGGCGGGAGGATCGGGACGCGCCGTATAGAGCGCTGATTGGAGCGGGTTCCGCGGTCGCCGAGGGTCACGCTGTCGGTGTACTCGTCGCGTTCGCCGATCAACGTGGAGAGGTCTTGGAGGTCGCGGCTGTTGGATGCGCCGCCGAGGATGATCTTGACGATGCGGGCATCCCAGATCGCCCCGGCTTGATGCTCGCTCCACCGGTCGCGGGCCTGGGCGAGGGACTGCAAGACGGGCATGGTGGTGATCCCGGTACCGCCGCCCTCGGCCATCAGCGTCGGCAGCGACGGAAGGGGCGCGAGGTTGCCGATCTCGTCCAGCGCCAGCAGCAGGGGCGGGTCGAGCCT
Above is a window of Propioniciclava coleopterorum DNA encoding:
- a CDS encoding single-stranded DNA-binding protein; translated protein: MAIQTQQAFSGFIASDPQLSETENGDARLYMKVGKEHYRQEQDGSFTQLETTFHHLVAFKAAAEQGAERLAKGDKIVAEGYVREYRYQDANGQNIEGEEFIARRIGHDLARTRYEVDRSSRRSSGRESAAFDAPESRSVSQPATVSM